From a region of the Castor canadensis chromosome 7, mCasCan1.hap1v2, whole genome shotgun sequence genome:
- the Zdhhc16 gene encoding palmitoyltransferase ZDHHC16 isoform X6, which yields MRGQRSLLLGPARLCLRLLLLLGYRRRCPPLLRGLVQRWRYGKVCLRSLLYNSFGGSDTAIDAAFEPIYWLVDNVIRWFGVVFVVLVIVLTGSIVAIAYLCVLPLILRTYSVPRLCWHFFYSHWNLILIVFHYYQAITTPPGYPPQGRNDIATVSICKKCIYPKPARTHHCSICNSYGSWDLFREAYAAIETYHQTPPPTFSFRERITHKSLVYLWFLCSSVALALGALTVWHAVLISRGETSIERHINKKERRRLQAKGRALAHPGAVTFQSPASREWNELGAPTLGDCSLSLCDGSVSWVVSYNLSVFCCLCCLKSPRAAFLGILHQKRAIGAAVWYCAGTFQRPTC from the exons ATGCGGGGCCAGCGAAGCCTGCTGCTGGGTCCAGCCCGCCTCTGCCTGCGCCTGCTTTTGCTCTTGGGCTACAGGCGCCGCTGCCCGCCTCTGCTCCGGGGCCTGGTACAGCGCTGGCGCTATGGCAAGGTCTGCCTGCGCTCCCTGCTCTACAACTCCTTTGGGGGCAGTGACACCGCTATTGATGCTGCCTTTGAGCCTATCTACTGGCTGGTGGATAATGTGATCCGCTGGTTTGGTGTG gtgtttgtggtgctggtgattgtGCTGACTGGCTCCATCGTGGCCATCGCCTACCTATGTGTCCTGCCCCTCATCCTCCGAACCTACTCGGTACCACGGCTCTGCTGGCATTTCTTCTATAGTCACTGGAATCTGATCCTCATTGTCTTCCATTACTACCAGGCCATCACCACTCCTCCTGGGTACCCACCCCAG GGCAGGAATGACATTGCCACGGTCTCCATCTGTAAGAAGTGCATTTACCCCAAGCCAGCCCGAACACACCACTGCAGCATCTGCAATAG CTATGGAAGTTGGGACCTTTTCCGGGAGGCTTATGCTGCCATTGAG actTATCACCAGACCCCACCACCCACCTTCTCCTTTCGAGAAAGGATAACTCACAAGAGTCTTGTCTACCTCTGGTTCCTGTGCAG TTCTGTGGCACTTGCCCTGGGTGCCCTAACTGTATGGCATGCTGTTCTCATCAGTCGGGGTGAAACTAGCATTGAAAGGCACATCAACAAGAAGGAGAGACGTCGGTTACAGGCCAAGGGCAGA GCACTGGCTCACCCGGGTGCTGTTACCTTCCAGTCACCTGCCTCACGGGAATGGAATGAGCTGGGAGCCCCCACCTTGGGTGACTGCTCACTCAGCCTCTGTGATGGCAGTGTGAGCTGGGTTGTCAGCTACAACTTGAGTGTGTTCTGCTGCCTGTGTTGTCTCAAGTCTCCAAGGGCAGCTTTTCTTGGAATCCTTCATCAAAAAAGAGCCATTGGGGCTGCCGTATGGTACTGTGCAGGGACATTTCAGAGACCAACCTGTTGA
- the Zdhhc16 gene encoding palmitoyltransferase ZDHHC16 isoform X2: protein MRGQRSLLLGPARLCLRLLLLLGYRRRCPPLLRGLVQRWRYGKVCLRSLLYNSFGGSDTAIDAAFEPIYWLVDNVIRWFGVVFVVLVIVLTGSIVAIAYLCVLPLILRTYSVPRLCWHFFYSHWNLILIVFHYYQAITTPPGYPPQGRNDIATVSICKKCIYPKPARTHHCSICNRCVLKMDHHCPWLNNCVGHYNHRYFFSFCFFMTLGCVYCSYGSWDLFREAYAAIETYHQTPPPTFSFRERITHKSLVYLWFLCSSVALALGALTVWHAVLISRGETSIERHINKKERRRLQAKGRALAHPGAVTFQSPASREWNELGAPTLGDCSLSLCDGSVSWVVSYNLSVFCCLCCLKSPRAAFLGILHQKRAIGAAVWYCAGTFQRPTC, encoded by the exons ATGCGGGGCCAGCGAAGCCTGCTGCTGGGTCCAGCCCGCCTCTGCCTGCGCCTGCTTTTGCTCTTGGGCTACAGGCGCCGCTGCCCGCCTCTGCTCCGGGGCCTGGTACAGCGCTGGCGCTATGGCAAGGTCTGCCTGCGCTCCCTGCTCTACAACTCCTTTGGGGGCAGTGACACCGCTATTGATGCTGCCTTTGAGCCTATCTACTGGCTGGTGGATAATGTGATCCGCTGGTTTGGTGTG gtgtttgtggtgctggtgattgtGCTGACTGGCTCCATCGTGGCCATCGCCTACCTATGTGTCCTGCCCCTCATCCTCCGAACCTACTCGGTACCACGGCTCTGCTGGCATTTCTTCTATAGTCACTGGAATCTGATCCTCATTGTCTTCCATTACTACCAGGCCATCACCACTCCTCCTGGGTACCCACCCCAG GGCAGGAATGACATTGCCACGGTCTCCATCTGTAAGAAGTGCATTTACCCCAAGCCAGCCCGAACACACCACTGCAGCATCTGCAATAG GTGTGTGCTGAAGATGGATCATCACTGCC CCTGGCTAAACAACTGTGTAGGCCACTATAACCATCGGTacttcttctctttctgctttttcatGACCCTGGGCTGTGTCTACTGCAGCTATGGAAGTTGGGACCTTTTCCGGGAGGCTTATGCTGCCATTGAG actTATCACCAGACCCCACCACCCACCTTCTCCTTTCGAGAAAGGATAACTCACAAGAGTCTTGTCTACCTCTGGTTCCTGTGCAG TTCTGTGGCACTTGCCCTGGGTGCCCTAACTGTATGGCATGCTGTTCTCATCAGTCGGGGTGAAACTAGCATTGAAAGGCACATCAACAAGAAGGAGAGACGTCGGTTACAGGCCAAGGGCAGA GCACTGGCTCACCCGGGTGCTGTTACCTTCCAGTCACCTGCCTCACGGGAATGGAATGAGCTGGGAGCCCCCACCTTGGGTGACTGCTCACTCAGCCTCTGTGATGGCAGTGTGAGCTGGGTTGTCAGCTACAACTTGAGTGTGTTCTGCTGCCTGTGTTGTCTCAAGTCTCCAAGGGCAGCTTTTCTTGGAATCCTTCATCAAAAAAGAGCCATTGGGGCTGCCGTATGGTACTGTGCAGGGACATTTCAGAGACCAACCTGTTGA
- the Zdhhc16 gene encoding palmitoyltransferase ZDHHC16 isoform X7 yields MRGQRSLLLGPARLCLRLLLLLGYRRRCPPLLRGLVQRWRYGKVCLRSLLYNSFGGSDTAIDAAFEPIYWLVDNVIRWFGVVFVVLVIVLTGSIVAIAYLCVLPLILRTYSVPRLCWHFFYSHWNLILIVFHYYQAITTPPGYPPQGRNDIATVSICKKCIYPKPARTHHCSICNSYGSWDLFREAYAAIEKMKQLDKNKLQAVTNQTYHQTPPPTFSFRERITHKSLVYLWFLCSSVALALGALTVWHAVLISRGETSIERHINKKERRRLQAKGRVFRNPYNYGCLDNWKVFLGVDTGRHWLTRVLLPSSHLPHGNGMSWEPPPWVTAHSASVMAV; encoded by the exons ATGCGGGGCCAGCGAAGCCTGCTGCTGGGTCCAGCCCGCCTCTGCCTGCGCCTGCTTTTGCTCTTGGGCTACAGGCGCCGCTGCCCGCCTCTGCTCCGGGGCCTGGTACAGCGCTGGCGCTATGGCAAGGTCTGCCTGCGCTCCCTGCTCTACAACTCCTTTGGGGGCAGTGACACCGCTATTGATGCTGCCTTTGAGCCTATCTACTGGCTGGTGGATAATGTGATCCGCTGGTTTGGTGTG gtgtttgtggtgctggtgattgtGCTGACTGGCTCCATCGTGGCCATCGCCTACCTATGTGTCCTGCCCCTCATCCTCCGAACCTACTCGGTACCACGGCTCTGCTGGCATTTCTTCTATAGTCACTGGAATCTGATCCTCATTGTCTTCCATTACTACCAGGCCATCACCACTCCTCCTGGGTACCCACCCCAG GGCAGGAATGACATTGCCACGGTCTCCATCTGTAAGAAGTGCATTTACCCCAAGCCAGCCCGAACACACCACTGCAGCATCTGCAATAG CTATGGAAGTTGGGACCTTTTCCGGGAGGCTTATGCTGCCATTGAG AAAATGAAACAGCTCGACAAGAACAAACTACAGGCGGTTACCAACCAG actTATCACCAGACCCCACCACCCACCTTCTCCTTTCGAGAAAGGATAACTCACAAGAGTCTTGTCTACCTCTGGTTCCTGTGCAG TTCTGTGGCACTTGCCCTGGGTGCCCTAACTGTATGGCATGCTGTTCTCATCAGTCGGGGTGAAACTAGCATTGAAAGGCACATCAACAAGAAGGAGAGACGTCGGTTACAGGCCAAGGGCAGA GTATTTAGGAATCCCTACAACTATGGCTGCTTGGACAACTGGAAGGTATTCCTGGGTGTGGACACAGGAAG GCACTGGCTCACCCGGGTGCTGTTACCTTCCAGTCACCTGCCTCACGGGAATGGAATGAGCTGGGAGCCCCCACCTTGGGTGACTGCTCACTCAGCCTCTGTGATGGCAGTGTGA
- the Zdhhc16 gene encoding palmitoyltransferase ZDHHC16 isoform X5: MRGQRSLLLGPARLCLRLLLLLGYRRRCPPLLRGLVQRWRYGKVCLRSLLYNSFGGSDTAIDAAFEPIYWLVDNVIRWFGVVFVVLVIVLTGSIVAIAYLCVLPLILRTYSVPRLCWHFFYSHWNLILIVFHYYQAITTPPGYPPQGRNDIATVSICKKCIYPKPARTHHCSICNRCVLKMDHHCPWLNNCVGHYNHRYFFSFCFFMTLGCVYCSYGSWDLFREAYAAIETYHQTPPPTFSFRERITHKSLVYLWFLCSSVALALGALTVWHAVLISRGETSIERHINKKERRRLQAKGRVFRNPYNYGCLDNWKVFLGVDTGRHWLTRVLLPSSHLPHGNGMSWEPPPWVTAHSASVMAV; the protein is encoded by the exons ATGCGGGGCCAGCGAAGCCTGCTGCTGGGTCCAGCCCGCCTCTGCCTGCGCCTGCTTTTGCTCTTGGGCTACAGGCGCCGCTGCCCGCCTCTGCTCCGGGGCCTGGTACAGCGCTGGCGCTATGGCAAGGTCTGCCTGCGCTCCCTGCTCTACAACTCCTTTGGGGGCAGTGACACCGCTATTGATGCTGCCTTTGAGCCTATCTACTGGCTGGTGGATAATGTGATCCGCTGGTTTGGTGTG gtgtttgtggtgctggtgattgtGCTGACTGGCTCCATCGTGGCCATCGCCTACCTATGTGTCCTGCCCCTCATCCTCCGAACCTACTCGGTACCACGGCTCTGCTGGCATTTCTTCTATAGTCACTGGAATCTGATCCTCATTGTCTTCCATTACTACCAGGCCATCACCACTCCTCCTGGGTACCCACCCCAG GGCAGGAATGACATTGCCACGGTCTCCATCTGTAAGAAGTGCATTTACCCCAAGCCAGCCCGAACACACCACTGCAGCATCTGCAATAG GTGTGTGCTGAAGATGGATCATCACTGCC CCTGGCTAAACAACTGTGTAGGCCACTATAACCATCGGTacttcttctctttctgctttttcatGACCCTGGGCTGTGTCTACTGCAGCTATGGAAGTTGGGACCTTTTCCGGGAGGCTTATGCTGCCATTGAG actTATCACCAGACCCCACCACCCACCTTCTCCTTTCGAGAAAGGATAACTCACAAGAGTCTTGTCTACCTCTGGTTCCTGTGCAG TTCTGTGGCACTTGCCCTGGGTGCCCTAACTGTATGGCATGCTGTTCTCATCAGTCGGGGTGAAACTAGCATTGAAAGGCACATCAACAAGAAGGAGAGACGTCGGTTACAGGCCAAGGGCAGA GTATTTAGGAATCCCTACAACTATGGCTGCTTGGACAACTGGAAGGTATTCCTGGGTGTGGACACAGGAAG GCACTGGCTCACCCGGGTGCTGTTACCTTCCAGTCACCTGCCTCACGGGAATGGAATGAGCTGGGAGCCCCCACCTTGGGTGACTGCTCACTCAGCCTCTGTGATGGCAGTGTGA
- the Zdhhc16 gene encoding palmitoyltransferase ZDHHC16 isoform X4: MRGQRSLLLGPARLCLRLLLLLGYRRRCPPLLRGLVQRWRYGKVCLRSLLYNSFGGSDTAIDAAFEPIYWLVDNVIRWFGVVFVVLVIVLTGSIVAIAYLCVLPLILRTYSVPRLCWHFFYSHWNLILIVFHYYQAITTPPGYPPQGRNDIATVSICKKCIYPKPARTHHCSICNSYGSWDLFREAYAAIEKMKQLDKNKLQAVTNQTYHQTPPPTFSFRERITHKSLVYLWFLCSSVALALGALTVWHAVLISRGETSIERHINKKERRRLQAKGRALAHPGAVTFQSPASREWNELGAPTLGDCSLSLCDGSVSWVVSYNLSVFCCLCCLKSPRAAFLGILHQKRAIGAAVWYCAGTFQRPTC; the protein is encoded by the exons ATGCGGGGCCAGCGAAGCCTGCTGCTGGGTCCAGCCCGCCTCTGCCTGCGCCTGCTTTTGCTCTTGGGCTACAGGCGCCGCTGCCCGCCTCTGCTCCGGGGCCTGGTACAGCGCTGGCGCTATGGCAAGGTCTGCCTGCGCTCCCTGCTCTACAACTCCTTTGGGGGCAGTGACACCGCTATTGATGCTGCCTTTGAGCCTATCTACTGGCTGGTGGATAATGTGATCCGCTGGTTTGGTGTG gtgtttgtggtgctggtgattgtGCTGACTGGCTCCATCGTGGCCATCGCCTACCTATGTGTCCTGCCCCTCATCCTCCGAACCTACTCGGTACCACGGCTCTGCTGGCATTTCTTCTATAGTCACTGGAATCTGATCCTCATTGTCTTCCATTACTACCAGGCCATCACCACTCCTCCTGGGTACCCACCCCAG GGCAGGAATGACATTGCCACGGTCTCCATCTGTAAGAAGTGCATTTACCCCAAGCCAGCCCGAACACACCACTGCAGCATCTGCAATAG CTATGGAAGTTGGGACCTTTTCCGGGAGGCTTATGCTGCCATTGAG AAAATGAAACAGCTCGACAAGAACAAACTACAGGCGGTTACCAACCAG actTATCACCAGACCCCACCACCCACCTTCTCCTTTCGAGAAAGGATAACTCACAAGAGTCTTGTCTACCTCTGGTTCCTGTGCAG TTCTGTGGCACTTGCCCTGGGTGCCCTAACTGTATGGCATGCTGTTCTCATCAGTCGGGGTGAAACTAGCATTGAAAGGCACATCAACAAGAAGGAGAGACGTCGGTTACAGGCCAAGGGCAGA GCACTGGCTCACCCGGGTGCTGTTACCTTCCAGTCACCTGCCTCACGGGAATGGAATGAGCTGGGAGCCCCCACCTTGGGTGACTGCTCACTCAGCCTCTGTGATGGCAGTGTGAGCTGGGTTGTCAGCTACAACTTGAGTGTGTTCTGCTGCCTGTGTTGTCTCAAGTCTCCAAGGGCAGCTTTTCTTGGAATCCTTCATCAAAAAAGAGCCATTGGGGCTGCCGTATGGTACTGTGCAGGGACATTTCAGAGACCAACCTGTTGA
- the Zdhhc16 gene encoding palmitoyltransferase ZDHHC16 isoform X3, which translates to MRGQRSLLLGPARLCLRLLLLLGYRRRCPPLLRGLVQRWRYGKVCLRSLLYNSFGGSDTAIDAAFEPIYWLVDNVIRWFGVVFVVLVIVLTGSIVAIAYLCVLPLILRTYSVPRLCWHFFYSHWNLILIVFHYYQAITTPPGYPPQGRNDIATVSICKKCIYPKPARTHHCSICNRCVLKMDHHCPWLNNCVGHYNHRYFFSFCFFMTLGCVYCSYGSWDLFREAYAAIEKMKQLDKNKLQAVTNQTYHQTPPPTFSFRERITHKSLVYLWFLCSSVALALGALTVWHAVLISRGETSIERHINKKERRRLQAKGRVFRNPYNYGCLDNWKVFLGVDTGRHWLTRVLLPSSHLPHGNGMSWEPPPWVTAHSASVMAV; encoded by the exons ATGCGGGGCCAGCGAAGCCTGCTGCTGGGTCCAGCCCGCCTCTGCCTGCGCCTGCTTTTGCTCTTGGGCTACAGGCGCCGCTGCCCGCCTCTGCTCCGGGGCCTGGTACAGCGCTGGCGCTATGGCAAGGTCTGCCTGCGCTCCCTGCTCTACAACTCCTTTGGGGGCAGTGACACCGCTATTGATGCTGCCTTTGAGCCTATCTACTGGCTGGTGGATAATGTGATCCGCTGGTTTGGTGTG gtgtttgtggtgctggtgattgtGCTGACTGGCTCCATCGTGGCCATCGCCTACCTATGTGTCCTGCCCCTCATCCTCCGAACCTACTCGGTACCACGGCTCTGCTGGCATTTCTTCTATAGTCACTGGAATCTGATCCTCATTGTCTTCCATTACTACCAGGCCATCACCACTCCTCCTGGGTACCCACCCCAG GGCAGGAATGACATTGCCACGGTCTCCATCTGTAAGAAGTGCATTTACCCCAAGCCAGCCCGAACACACCACTGCAGCATCTGCAATAG GTGTGTGCTGAAGATGGATCATCACTGCC CCTGGCTAAACAACTGTGTAGGCCACTATAACCATCGGTacttcttctctttctgctttttcatGACCCTGGGCTGTGTCTACTGCAGCTATGGAAGTTGGGACCTTTTCCGGGAGGCTTATGCTGCCATTGAG AAAATGAAACAGCTCGACAAGAACAAACTACAGGCGGTTACCAACCAG actTATCACCAGACCCCACCACCCACCTTCTCCTTTCGAGAAAGGATAACTCACAAGAGTCTTGTCTACCTCTGGTTCCTGTGCAG TTCTGTGGCACTTGCCCTGGGTGCCCTAACTGTATGGCATGCTGTTCTCATCAGTCGGGGTGAAACTAGCATTGAAAGGCACATCAACAAGAAGGAGAGACGTCGGTTACAGGCCAAGGGCAGA GTATTTAGGAATCCCTACAACTATGGCTGCTTGGACAACTGGAAGGTATTCCTGGGTGTGGACACAGGAAG GCACTGGCTCACCCGGGTGCTGTTACCTTCCAGTCACCTGCCTCACGGGAATGGAATGAGCTGGGAGCCCCCACCTTGGGTGACTGCTCACTCAGCCTCTGTGATGGCAGTGTGA
- the Zdhhc16 gene encoding palmitoyltransferase ZDHHC16 isoform X1 has protein sequence MRGQRSLLLGPARLCLRLLLLLGYRRRCPPLLRGLVQRWRYGKVCLRSLLYNSFGGSDTAIDAAFEPIYWLVDNVIRWFGVVFVVLVIVLTGSIVAIAYLCVLPLILRTYSVPRLCWHFFYSHWNLILIVFHYYQAITTPPGYPPQGRNDIATVSICKKCIYPKPARTHHCSICNRCVLKMDHHCPWLNNCVGHYNHRYFFSFCFFMTLGCVYCSYGSWDLFREAYAAIEKMKQLDKNKLQAVTNQTYHQTPPPTFSFRERITHKSLVYLWFLCSSVALALGALTVWHAVLISRGETSIERHINKKERRRLQAKGRALAHPGAVTFQSPASREWNELGAPTLGDCSLSLCDGSVSWVVSYNLSVFCCLCCLKSPRAAFLGILHQKRAIGAAVWYCAGTFQRPTC, from the exons ATGCGGGGCCAGCGAAGCCTGCTGCTGGGTCCAGCCCGCCTCTGCCTGCGCCTGCTTTTGCTCTTGGGCTACAGGCGCCGCTGCCCGCCTCTGCTCCGGGGCCTGGTACAGCGCTGGCGCTATGGCAAGGTCTGCCTGCGCTCCCTGCTCTACAACTCCTTTGGGGGCAGTGACACCGCTATTGATGCTGCCTTTGAGCCTATCTACTGGCTGGTGGATAATGTGATCCGCTGGTTTGGTGTG gtgtttgtggtgctggtgattgtGCTGACTGGCTCCATCGTGGCCATCGCCTACCTATGTGTCCTGCCCCTCATCCTCCGAACCTACTCGGTACCACGGCTCTGCTGGCATTTCTTCTATAGTCACTGGAATCTGATCCTCATTGTCTTCCATTACTACCAGGCCATCACCACTCCTCCTGGGTACCCACCCCAG GGCAGGAATGACATTGCCACGGTCTCCATCTGTAAGAAGTGCATTTACCCCAAGCCAGCCCGAACACACCACTGCAGCATCTGCAATAG GTGTGTGCTGAAGATGGATCATCACTGCC CCTGGCTAAACAACTGTGTAGGCCACTATAACCATCGGTacttcttctctttctgctttttcatGACCCTGGGCTGTGTCTACTGCAGCTATGGAAGTTGGGACCTTTTCCGGGAGGCTTATGCTGCCATTGAG AAAATGAAACAGCTCGACAAGAACAAACTACAGGCGGTTACCAACCAG actTATCACCAGACCCCACCACCCACCTTCTCCTTTCGAGAAAGGATAACTCACAAGAGTCTTGTCTACCTCTGGTTCCTGTGCAG TTCTGTGGCACTTGCCCTGGGTGCCCTAACTGTATGGCATGCTGTTCTCATCAGTCGGGGTGAAACTAGCATTGAAAGGCACATCAACAAGAAGGAGAGACGTCGGTTACAGGCCAAGGGCAGA GCACTGGCTCACCCGGGTGCTGTTACCTTCCAGTCACCTGCCTCACGGGAATGGAATGAGCTGGGAGCCCCCACCTTGGGTGACTGCTCACTCAGCCTCTGTGATGGCAGTGTGAGCTGGGTTGTCAGCTACAACTTGAGTGTGTTCTGCTGCCTGTGTTGTCTCAAGTCTCCAAGGGCAGCTTTTCTTGGAATCCTTCATCAAAAAAGAGCCATTGGGGCTGCCGTATGGTACTGTGCAGGGACATTTCAGAGACCAACCTGTTGA